The nucleotide sequence AGCTGTCGGGCGGTCAGAAGCAACGCGTCGGCATCGCCCGCGCCCTCGCCCTGGGGCCGTCCGTCCTGCTGTCCGACGAGTCGACGTCCGGGCTCGATCCGGCCACCACCACGTCGATCCTCGGTCTGCTCAGCACGCTGCGCGACGACTTCGGCCTGTCGATCATCCTGATCACCCACGAGATGGACGTGGTCCGCGAGATCGCCGACTCGGTGGCCCGCATCGAGGACGGCCGCATCATCGAGCGCGGTTCGGTCACCGACGTCATCCTCGACCCGACCTCGACGCTGGCGCGCGAGCTGCTTCCGGACCGCCCGAGCGTGCCGTCGAACGGCGGGGAAGTGTGGGAGGTGTCCTACGCGTCCCGCTCGGTCCCGCTGGACTGGCTCACCTCGCTGCAGACCATCCCGGGAGTCGCGGGCACGCGCGTGGACGTGCTGTCGGCCAGCGTCGAGTCGATCCGCGGGATCGCCGTCGGACGCGCGGTCCTGGCCTTCTCCCCCAGCGCGCCCCCGGGTTTCGCCGACAGGCTGCGCGAACGCGGCCTCAACGTCCGCGCGACCGAGCGCACGCGCGCGGAGGAGGCGGCGTGACGCTGCTGGCTGCCGAGGACTTCAACACCCCCTGGGCGCACGTCCCCGATCTGCTGCTGCCGGCCTACGGCGAAACCTGGGTCATGGTCGGTGTGACCATGGCGCTGGTGGTGGCGATCGGACTGCCGCTGGGGGTCGTGCTACACAACTCCTCGGAGTTCGGCCTCTTCCCCGACGCGCGCGCCTTCACCGTGCTGAACACCGTCGTCAACGTCGGACGGTCGCTGCCGTTCCTCATCCTGATGACCGCCATCATCCCGGTCACCCGCCTCATCGTCGGCACCACCGTCGGCATCGCCGCGGCGATCGTGCCGATGACCGTGGCGGGGATCCCGTTCTTCGCCCGGCTGGTGCAGAACGCGCTGCGCGAAGTGCGCACCGACGTGACGGACATGGGGCTGGTGTCGGGCGGCACGCAGCTGCAGGTGATCCGATCGGTGCAACTGTCGGAGGCGCTGCCCGCCCTCGCGGGGGCCCTCACCGTCAACACGATCGCGATGATCGAGTACTC is from Mycolicibacterium grossiae and encodes:
- a CDS encoding methionine ABC transporter permease, encoding MTLLAAEDFNTPWAHVPDLLLPAYGETWVMVGVTMALVVAIGLPLGVVLHNSSEFGLFPDARAFTVLNTVVNVGRSLPFLILMTAIIPVTRLIVGTTVGIAAAIVPMTVAGIPFFARLVQNALREVRTDVTDMGLVSGGTQLQVIRSVQLSEALPALAGALTVNTIAMIEYSAIAGSIGAGGVGNLAITYGYNRFDDNIMIATVVALIITVQAVQFIGDRVVTALTR
- a CDS encoding methionine ABC transporter ATP-binding protein yields the protein MIEIENLTKRFGERTVLDDVSLSVGSGEILAVVGPSGAGKSTLSRCVSFLERPTSGSVRVDGKDFTRLDRSELIAARRSIGVIFQTAPLLRRRTVAQNVALPLAYLGATEESANRRVAELLERVGLADRSTYYPAQLSGGQKQRVGIARALALGPSVLLSDESTSGLDPATTTSILGLLSTLRDDFGLSIILITHEMDVVREIADSVARIEDGRIIERGSVTDVILDPTSTLARELLPDRPSVPSNGGEVWEVSYASRSVPLDWLTSLQTIPGVAGTRVDVLSASVESIRGIAVGRAVLAFSPSAPPGFADRLRERGLNVRATERTRAEEAA